A window of Rhipicephalus microplus isolate Deutch F79 chromosome X, USDA_Rmic, whole genome shotgun sequence genomic DNA:
CTTCCCTTGATGTGCTCGACTCGGAACTGATACTCTTGCAGAAGCAAGCTCCACCTCAACACTCTGCTGTTGAGCTGTTTAGCCTGTTTTATGTATTGGAGAGGCTGGTGGTCAGTTTGGACCAAGAAAGGAACTCCGTAGAGATAAATATTAAACTTCTGTATCCCCCACACCAGGGCTAGACATTCTCTTTCGATGGTGCTGTAGGATGATTCCCGGGGAAGTAGTTTGCGACTGGCGTAGGCTATGGGATGGAGGGTTCCTTCGTGTGACTGCAAGAGCACAGCCCCAAGGCTGGTGTCGGAAGCGTCGGTGCGGAGGATGAATTCCTTGGTTAAGTCTGGGAGGCGGAGCACGGGAGGGTTCGAGATACATTCCTTGAGTTTCGCAAATGCTTTCTCGTGTGTCGTCGTCCATTTTACTAAGTTGCTTTCACCCTTCTTGATCAGTTCTGTGAGAGGGGCGCTGATCTCGGCATAATTTGGAATGAACTCCCGGTAATAGCTGGTCAACCCGAGAAAAGCGCGTACCTGTCGCTTCGTTTTTGGGGCGGGTGCAGCTTGGATTTTGTCAAGAGTCTTTCCCAGTGGAGCAAGCATGTTTTGTCCAATGTGATGACCCAGGAAATCAATCTCATTCATTCCCAACTCACACTTGCTCGGTCTCACGGTCAACCCGGCAGCCTGAATTCGAGCGAAGAGTTGTCTGAGAGTGGATAGGTGTTCCTCCCAGGTCGTGCTTGTTATGAGTACGTCGTCGTAGTAATGTTCAACGCCCGGGATTCCCTCAGTGACTAGTCGCATCAGCCGGGCGAACACGGCGGGTGCCGTTTTGATCCCGAAaggcatgtagcaaaactggtagaGACCGGATTTTGTCGAAAACGCAGTTTTAGGTCTCGACTGCTGGGAGAGtgggatttgccagtagcccttaACGAAATCTAACTTAGAGAAGTATCTTTTGTTTGTGGCACTGGCAAAAACGGCATCTGCCCTAGGCATGGGCTCTGCATCTGCTATCATGAGGTTGTTCAGGCGCCGGAAATCGACTACAAACCGCTTGGTTTTGTCTGGTTTGTCCACAAGCAACACTGGGGAATTATAGGGCGATTTCGAGACTTCAATTATGCCCAGTGTTTTCATTTGCTGTACCTCGGCCTCGATGTCTTTAGTCGTAGCAAAAGGTAACGGGTACTGTTTGACGTGGACTGGGGACTCCGTCACTGTCTCGAGGTGGCACTCCACCCAATCTGTCTTGCCCGGGACATTCGAAAATATTTTAGAGTGCACTTTCATGGTTTTCTCCAACTCCTCCTTTTGTTGGTCCGTCAAACTTGGGCAGATCTTGACGTCAGTAATCCCTTCTGTCTGCACGAACTCCGGCACCGGTAGTTCCTGTTCCTCTCCATTGTCAATAACCCCTACGATGGCTTGGCATTGATGTGGCGCATCTTGGTTCGTTTCCCGCTCCGCATACTTCTTCAGCAAATTGGCATGGAAAATTTTCGGCCCACCCGGCGTCTTTATGGAGTAATCGAAGTCCCCAATTTTCGCCTGCACTTCGAAGGGCCCCTTCCAATGCAGCAAGAGTTTATTTTTGTCAGTTGGGAGCAGGATGAGAACCTTATCTCCTGGTTGGAATACTCTATCCCTTGATTTTCGATTGTAGTGCTTAGCGTAGCGTACTCCCGCCCTTCGGAGTTCTTCGTGAGCTAGGCGGCACGTCTCTTCTAGACGATTTCGGAGATCCAATACGTACTGATAGGTTGTCTTCAGCTCATCGTCCAGCTCCTGGTTCGTCCAAACTTCCTTTAAGATCGCCAGGGGTCCCCGGACATGTCGGCCGTACAGAAGCTCGAACGGTGAAAAGCCGAGACTTGCCTGGGGAACCTCTCTGTACGCGAACAGCAACGGACCGAGGAATCTGTCCCAGTTTTTTGGTTTCTCCGCACACATTCTTTTGAGCATagtcttcagggtgccattaaattttTCCACCATCCCGTTGGCCATTGGGTGGTAAGGGGTGGTATGGAGTTGTCGCACCGATAGAAGCCGTGCCACTTCCTTCATTAACTCCGACGTGAAATTCGAGCCCCGATCACTTAGAATTTCCCTCGGTACACCAAAACGGGAGAACATCTCCACGAGGGCCTCTGCGACTCGTTCGGTCTCTATGCCAGGTAGTGCAACTGCCTCCGGATAGCGCGTGGCGCAATCGACGAGAGTCAGGATATAGCGGTTTCCTTGACCAGATGGAGGTCGGATAGGGCCTACTATATCAATAGCTACCCTTTTAAAGGGGGTGTCTATGACGGGGGACTGGCCGAGTGACACGTGTGGCACCCTTCCTTTTGGCACAGTTCGCTGGCAGATATCGCAAGATGCCACGAACCGTTTCACATCGGCTGTGACACCGGGCCAGAAGAATTCTTCCTGAATTCTGTCCTTGGTTTTCTCGGCCCCCAGGTGCCCAGCCATTATCCCATCGTGGGCTAGCTTCATAACAGCCTCTCGGTGGTTCTTCGGCACCAAGAGCTGTCGTATCCGCCGACCACTCCTCTCCGTATAGTACCTGTAGAGCAGTCCATCTTCCTGCTTGAACATTATCGCGCCTTTACTATTACGGCATCTGAGGTCCTTGCCGATTTGCGCAAAGCAGGGTTTTAACGACTCGTCCTGGATTTGTTCCTCGGCATAGCTGAAGCTCGGGTCCTCTGCGGAATTGGGTGCAGGGAGGGGCTGGAATGGCTTCGACTGGGCTTTGGTCTGTGCTCGGGTTGCAACTGCGACTACGTCCTCGTCGGCCGTGGCTGGTTGGTCGTGAGGGTTTGCAATCGATGGTAGATCGATTTCTGAGTCGTCTTCCAGTGGTTCGGGTTGGTCCGGCGATCGGGCGCCCTCGATGTTCCCCACGATTACGTCATACAATGGATCATCCATGCAGAAGGCAGAAACAATCCCACTGTAGAAGGGCGTCTCGATCCTGACCTTGGCCTCAGGCAGCCTCATGACCGAACGGTCGACGGTGTAAATCAGGCTGGTCTGGCCCGTGAGTTCATCGTCGCGGACTAGGTCTCTTCGTACTATTACAGTGGAGCACCCAGTGTCTCTTAAAACGTCTACACGCCTTCCCGCCACTTTTCCAGCCATCACAGGCATTCCCTTCGTAGCACCCGTTTGTTGTTTTGCcaatacagcacccacaatagggattttctccccatttttcaactctacgaatccatcggtgacgtcatcaacggtttttggcgccacttgtgcacaggatacctggtgagtttgactcgctccgttacgacatgcgtctgccttgtgcccagtctgaccacatttgaaacattttacaaccgtggggctcgtgaagttagttcggcagtggctagcacggtgacccactcggttacacagaaaacatcgcggaattttctccggtgcatgcttcttttcctcaggagccgatttcttcgaatcctccggaccctccttcttgactttggccaaattagtgccaccttgcgcttccaagaattgatcagctaattcaagcatgtcttcaagtgacttagctctcctctctttcaagtacagcgacaggcttgggtggcaactagtaagaaattgttctctaattaggagctctctaagctcctcgtactcctgtgctgtccctgaaagttcaatccatctgtcgaaataatggcaaagtcgggcggcatactgcgtagccgtttcaccatcagctggctttcctgtccgaaatctgtcccggaatccttccacagtgaatctaaatcgcttcaacaaagcagctttcacctttgcatagttggccgcatcggtcggcgtcagcctaccgtacacactgagcgcttctccactcaagcaggtactcaaagcagttgcccattgatgttccggccaattctggctcttcgcaatcgtctcaaatcggtgaaggtacgcgtcaaggtcgtccttcctttcatcaaacgctacgagcagcttgcttgggttcaagcggaagccgtgatcttcccgttcgctgctttcaactctagcttggacgggagtttcgcttcgctgttgcaaacggagccgctcaagttccatctcgtgctgccgctgccgttccctttcagccatctccgcttctctttcttctctcgccctttcggctgccaacttttctctctccagctccaacttcaattgctgctctctttcttccttcagctgtcgctcttttgcctctctttcttctctcgccctttcggctgccaacttttctctctccagctccaacttcaattgctgctctcgttcttccttcagctgtcgctcttttgcctctctttcttctctcgccctttcagcggccagcctttctctctccaactcagctgccttttcttccttggccctctctgccgccaacctctctctctccacctcagcttctttttccgctttggctctttcgaccgccaacctctctttttccagctcggctgctttttcttctttggctctctctttttcttctttttccttctgggtgacccacttccgtagttcggcgccagaaagacccatcttttcaccaagagcaactaacttttcgagatccattgtgtctcgcaactcgcaactaaaaccttgccgcgtgcaaaaagtatctgcctaaatcagtctatcggaacactcccctgcactcgttaacgagaacactgaacaacacacaaaatcgttccgatagcactatcaacaactcgaggctctttctcactactttggacacactgtgcaccaaaaggtcctgattcgcggacgccagattaattgtcacacctgtcccgttatgagggaggcgatcgccgggctaattccaagagccgaagtatcggccccccgaaccgcaccacgaaagcgtggacaatttagaagtggtcctttttggcgcgccagcggacgccggctgtggcccaaagaacaagtcagagccgagagttgataaacaaacaaattatattctcaatgttggcagatcgaaaataatacacacgtatgcacactccacaatagttacatacaatacgtcaccaaacagacaatgtactacacagtacaatcaaccacacttgaaacaacggacacagacaacaatacgcactacaatgcagtcgcatgcattgaacaaccaagacacttaaagaccaaagagatataaaacctattcagtccaaagtccttggaacaaaagtctgaatgatactcttccgagaatcactcactcaaagaccagcgttgttgtcgttccgcagctctcgaagttctcttccaggaaacctcccgtcttcaattggccactcttccaacttcaacttcttcgccggaacacgtcggcttcacactcgcagcggttgccacgggtcttcgctcgatagcggtaaacacacactcttgcctgtagctcgagccgtccctacggaccacaaacttcgccgactacacggcggactctctacgcactctggcgctcacttccgtctcctcctgatttctcgtctcggctgctcggttaaataccttgcgcgcgactttccagaaatttctggtcatttcgtcggcgcgatacgcggcgaaagttgggaagagggcgagacagttggaatgccctctccggccggtgagtcaactcggtatggccccgcccccttcgttctggaaaaatcgcgggcttgctgggccgccgaagtggggtgaggaggatcgtttgcgaagccgtgcttctgcggggagagcgcgcgcccgggagccctggatgtttgctttcttttttttttctttttacctcgcggcgtatctgccgcccgttgtcgcaaggatttggcggcgcgctcttttttagcgctcgttctgtgacaccatcctttttcttcactaacaccacgggggatgcccatgggctcttggacggctggataatgtcatcccgcagcatttcatcaacttgtctcttgatggcctcacgttctcgcgtcgaaaccctgtacggactctgacggagtggtctggcattttcttcggttatgatgcgatgtttcgtgattggggtctgccgaattttcgatgacgacgaaaagcaatcttcgtattgcaggagcagggcgttgagcttttcttgcttatcgttcgaaaGTCTGGGAttaacgtcgaaagctatgggaggggcttggttcctctgagcaggttccgcagaatcggcgagggcgaaagcactggtggcttcgacaatttcttcgacgTATGCGACGGTTGTGCCtttattcacatgtttgtactcattgctgaaatttgtgagcataaccgttgctttgcctctccgcaactctgcaattcctcttgcgacgcaaatatttcgggtgaccaacagatgctgactgccttcaacgacgccttcgaagtcaggtgattcaggagcgccgactgaaataatgacgcttgagcgaggcggaatggtgacttgttcttccagcacattcaaggcatggtgtccagacggcgtgcgcggcggtagtgcttcttctgtggataacgttatcgactttgtttttaggttgatgacagcaccatggaggcataagaagtccatgccaaggatgacatctctcgagcaacgctgtaggactacgaagtctgtaggataaatacggccgttaatggtgactctcgctgtgcagattcctgcaggcgttacgagatgacctccggctgtgcggatttcagggcctttccaagctgtcctaactttctttaacttcgcggcgaacaacccactgatgacagaatagtcggctccagtatcgacgagagcggtcacactgcggccgtcgataagaacgtcgaggtcgctaattcgccgtctcgcattacagttagggcgtggcgtcgggtcacggctgcgtcggcttgttccgctgcttccatgttgcgtcgtcaggccaccttcggtaagtgagctttcgccgtcagggctttgcctggttggcgttgtgttcggaaagctccgtcgcggcgtcgtcgtcgtcggagaatcttcggtagttcgtcgcacagcaaccgcacctccaccggtctgcccttagtttcccggatacgggctaggagaccggccccgcgttgggccagagtactgtcggtggtgcggtgacgtgcggcggctgggcgacggcgaacgcgaagggcttcgtggtgtccaccgagttcctgtcaggtagtcggcgatgtcacgtggtcgttctcctggctgtgggcgcggtgcattgacggcgaagccacgcaatcccatctctcggtactggcaacggcggtatgtgtgtccggcctcgccgcagtggtagcagagcgggcgatggtcaggggtgcgccagacgtcagtcttcctcggtgcactgcgctgggccgctggcgaacggtatgacgtcggtgggggtggtggcggcggtggcgtctgtcgacggaagtgcgatggggcggcgttttggcgtggacggggaggagcgttgtggcgcagtgcagcggcgtagctcatagcttccagctcgggcagcggtgcgtggggaatttgaagcgattgccgaacttcttctcgcacaatgtcggcgatcgaatccacttgaggctgcgccgaaggcaacagcttgcgcagctcttcccgcacgatcgctcggatcgtttcacgcaggtctccggagttactggcttgagcagcagcgcagtctgcagtcaggcgacgattatactgtctggtgcgcatgtccagggtcttttcaatagtggtcgcttcggctacaaattcttggacggtttttaGTGGGTTTCTTATCCCcgtgaagagctcctgtttgacccctcgcatgaggaaacgaacttttttctcctcaggcatgtctgggtcagcgtgacggaatagtcgggtcatttcttctgtgaaaatggcgacattttcatttggtagctgaacccgggtctctaataaagcagcggccctctcttttcgagcgacgctcgcgaacgtttgtaggaatgcgccgcagaaaatatcccacgttcggagcgtggactcccgattttcgagccaggtccttgcggtgtcttccaaatagaagaacacacgacgcagcttttcgtcatggtcccaatggttgagggcggccacacggtcgtacgtttctagccaggactcagggtcttcgaacgatgacccatggaaaattggtggttccctgggttgatgcatgaccatcgtgggctgggatgctgcggttgtcattgtcgctgcagtcgcggtcatggccttggtcttccgcggcttgtcgtgtagaagcccgtactccggtggtagcccttgttgtcggcggcttgttcgctgctcctggttggcgtcggtgtgttctccgcgacgtgggctgggttcacggcttgatgggggcgtccggtacatgaacgaagcagcacctccaccaaatgtcatggggtcgtgacgtggccgaagacaggagacttcttgttgggatttaactgtttatttgggcgaacctgtgcccggtaaacagaaagtccaattacagcagcagtctcgcacagatagcagtctcagactgatagcggcgaacggagcgtcggccttcgatcaacaactgacaagcggcgaagcgcgtcggcatttatactcccgccgtcgaatgttctagcgctattgctggcggcggcgtacgttccagaacaatctgcaccattcgcacagtgggcgtgatcttatcgaaatgatctactacagtccggaacgctctcgaaaactgcaggcgcggtttgcgctgagaatcgtgtggtgttttgggacgataacaaaaacttgggaaatggaacgtggcaatatatacatCGAAAAAATATTGATTACCAAGGTAAACTTATTCAGTAGATGCAGAAAAAACTGACCAGTTGTGCCACCACGTTGCATTTCTTTTTGTCGCTTCGGTGCGACACATAGCCCCCAGATCGCAGTGGGTATATCTCATGCATTTATTCGGCAAGGACAGTGCGCGCACACAGTCAACCAACATTGGCGGCGCGTGAGACCGTGCCAGGACCTTCGCAGTTGCGGCAAGCTGTCGTTCTTTGTCGTTCGAGCATTCCGCCTAGCAATATGAAGAAGAGCACCGCAGCGTTCATCAAGCCATCAAGCACAGAGGTGACTCCCATAGCGGACTCCAAACCAGAAGGTGAACGCCAGGTGCGTCCGTTCTCAGCTACCTTTGCGCAGCTCCCACCCGGTCGTGCAGTTTTCGTGGTGGCGAATACGAGGGACATCCCTGTTCGCCATCCACTCAGAGACCGCTCACAACGGGCAGTCCAACTGCGTGCCTTGGCTGTGCGCCTGGTCCTGGTGGGTGCGTGCATTGGTTTGCTGAGTGGTTGCGTTGTCCTTGCCAAGAACTCCACCGACGAATCCTCCTTTGCTTGCACCACTAAGAGCAGTACAAAATTTCCAACAGCTGATGCAGCTGACACTATGGAATTCCAGAAAACGGATCTCTGCGAGGATGGACACGTTTTGGGCGAGGATCCTACTTTTCGGCGCCTGATATTCGAACGCCTGCTGGTACTTAACGCACTCGATCACGGGGAAGACACCGGAACCAGTTCTCGCCAAACGAAGTGCTTCTCTGACCGGGTGCATTTTAATCCCACACATTGTCACCATGCACCGCACCGACGGCTCGCCATGGACTCTTGCCATTTGCTGATTCCTTGTGCAGTCGCTCTGAGACTGTGGTCGTCGTTCTCCAGCCCTCCCCGCAACTCGGTCTGGATGGCGAGTATGGGCACCGGTTCAACTGTGTTTAACATACACCAGTTGTACTGGCCGGCGTGTGTCGCTGAAGAGATGTCTGCAATGCCCTCCAGCTGCATTCATCTATCAGCCGCTTCTCATCGCGTCCGGCCGCCCACCGCAACGTTGTTATGATATAGCATCTTCGAACACTGTTGAGCTTCTTACGCCACAAGTGATTACATCTTGTTTACATGTAgataaatatatatttattgttGAAAGTATTTTTATCTCATCGCCTCTCGAACTTAGATGCAGTTGTAGAAGCAGAcacaaaaaaattaggggactctAAAGTTTCGACTTAAGAGCTCAACGCTTTACGAGATCGTGCTTTAGGAGTCAACGACGGTAAGCTATGACAACCTAAATAAAAGCAGACGCTAAAAAAATTTTGGGACCCTAAAGCTGCGCTTTTAGGAGCTCAACGCTTTAGGAGCTCCTGCTTTAGGAGTCAACGACGGTAAGCCATGACAACCTAAATAAAAGCAGACGCTAAAACGTTTGGGGACCCTAAAGCTGCG
This region includes:
- the LOC142775054 gene encoding uncharacterized protein LOC142775054; this encodes MPVMAGKVAGRRVDVLRDTGCSTVIVRRDLVRDDELTGQTSLIYTVDRSVMRLPEAKVRIETPFYSGIVSAFCMDDPLYDVIVGNIEGARSPDQPEPLEDDSEIDLPSIANPHDQPATADEDVVAVATRAQTKAQSKPFQPLPAPNSAEDPSFSYAEEQIQDESLKPCFAQIGKDLRCRNSKGAIMFKQEDGLLYRYYTERSGRRIRQLLVPKNHREAVMKLAHDGIMAGHLGAEKTKDRIQEEFFWPGVTADVKRFVASCDICQRTVPKGRVPHVSLGQSPVIDTPFKRVAIDIVGPIRPPSGQGNRYILTLVDCATRYPEAVALPGIETERVAEALVEMFSRFGVPREILSDRGSNFTSELMKEVARLLSVRQLHTTPYHPMANGMVEKFNGTLKTMLKRMCAEKPKNWDRFLGPLLFAYREVPQASLGFSPFELLYGRHVRGPLAILKEVWTNQELDDELKTTYQYVLDLRNRLEETCRLAHEELRRAGVRYAKHYNRKSRDRVFQPGDKVLILLPTDKNKLLLHWKGPFEVQAKIGDFDYSIKTPGGPKIFHANLLKKYAERETNQDAPHQCQAIVGVIDNGEEQELPVPEFVQTEGITDVKICPSLTDQQKEELEKTMKVHSKIFSNVPGKTDWVECHLETVTESPVHVKQYPLPFATTKDIEAEVQQMKTLGIIEVSKSPYNSPVLLVDKPDKTKRFVVDFRRLNNLMIADAEPMPRADAVFASATNKRYFSKLDFVKGYWQIPLSQQSRPKTAFSTKSGLYQFCYMPFGIKTAPAVFARLMRLVTEGIPGVEHYYDDVLITSTTWEEHLSTLRQLFARIQAAGLTVRPSKCELGMNEIDFLGHHIGQNMLAPLGKTLDKIQAAPAPKTKRQVRAFLGLTSYYREFIPNYAEISAPLTELIKKGESNLVKWTTTHEKAFAKLKECISNPPVLRLPDLTKEFILRTDASDTSLGAVLLQSHEGTLHPIAYASRKLLPRESSYSTIERECLALVWGIQKFNIYLYGVPFLVQTDHQPLQYIKQAKQLNSRVLRWSLLLQEYQFRVEHIKGSENVGADYLSRV